From Alienimonas californiensis, a single genomic window includes:
- a CDS encoding HD domain-containing protein: MPDSLPNLPELAPPGSGGLVRLPGSGDVPFTPRVRALVDTPALQRLRHVSQLGVASRVYPGATHTRFEHTLGVYGNAVRCLRSLATVNAFADVATAHDAEVFLCAALLHDVGHWPFCHPMEDLKLPNVPDHEHCAAARFAPGTPAGAVLREEWQVEPAEVAAFLTGDGADGGGNGGPARALLRGLLDGPIDVDKMDYLERDSLHAGVPYGRNFDKERLIASLTVHPEFGAGGAPSHRGLALTTKGRTAAELLVFARYVMFAEVYWHHTVRAATAMLLRAVYNRRAEFITPDLFDAIDGDFERRLLTVCDGTDDARLAAGLFRPGAGEGIYKRLAEFGPHEGAALFRRLSGRPYAQLAAVAEALAALLKRAAHVPADLAPTDLLLDAPPAHREVQFQVDVIGADGTARPLADVSPVTRTLATEQFDEHVKRVRLYCHPRLRDVLKPLDWQAELAAAADAVL; this comes from the coding sequence ATGCCCGATTCTCTCCCCAACCTGCCCGAACTCGCCCCGCCCGGCTCGGGGGGATTGGTACGGCTGCCCGGGAGCGGGGACGTGCCGTTCACCCCGCGGGTGCGGGCGCTGGTCGATACGCCGGCGCTGCAACGACTGCGGCACGTCTCGCAATTAGGGGTCGCCTCGCGGGTCTATCCCGGGGCGACGCACACGCGGTTCGAGCACACCCTCGGCGTGTACGGCAACGCCGTGCGCTGCCTGCGGAGTTTGGCAACGGTGAATGCCTTCGCCGACGTCGCCACGGCCCACGACGCCGAGGTTTTCCTCTGCGCCGCCCTGCTGCACGACGTCGGCCACTGGCCGTTCTGTCATCCGATGGAAGACCTCAAACTCCCGAACGTGCCGGACCACGAGCACTGCGCCGCCGCCCGCTTCGCCCCCGGCACGCCTGCCGGGGCAGTATTGAGGGAGGAATGGCAGGTCGAACCGGCGGAGGTCGCCGCCTTTCTGACCGGCGACGGGGCGGACGGCGGGGGGAACGGCGGGCCGGCCCGGGCGCTGCTGCGGGGGTTACTCGACGGGCCGATCGACGTCGATAAAATGGATTATCTCGAACGCGATAGCCTGCACGCCGGCGTGCCGTACGGGCGAAACTTCGATAAAGAGCGGCTGATCGCCTCGCTCACTGTGCACCCGGAGTTCGGCGCCGGCGGCGCCCCGTCGCATCGGGGCCTCGCCCTGACGACCAAGGGCCGCACCGCCGCCGAACTGCTGGTCTTCGCCCGCTACGTGATGTTCGCGGAGGTCTATTGGCACCACACCGTCCGGGCCGCGACGGCGATGCTGCTGCGGGCGGTCTATAATCGCCGGGCCGAATTCATCACGCCCGACCTGTTCGACGCGATCGACGGCGATTTTGAACGGCGATTATTGACGGTCTGCGACGGCACCGACGACGCCCGCCTCGCCGCGGGGCTGTTCCGGCCGGGGGCGGGGGAGGGAATCTATAAACGGTTGGCGGAGTTCGGCCCGCACGAGGGGGCGGCGCTGTTCCGCCGGCTCTCCGGCCGCCCGTACGCCCAACTGGCCGCGGTCGCCGAGGCGCTCGCCGCTCTCTTAAAGAGAGCGGCTCACGTTCCCGCCGACCTCGCCCCCACGGACCTGCTGCTGGACGCCCCGCCGGCCCATCGGGAGGTGCAATTCCAGGTCGACGTGATCGGCGCCGACGGCACGGCCCGGCCGCTCGCCGACGTCTCCCCCGTCACCCGCACGCTGGCGACGGAGCAGTTTGACGAACACGTCAAACGGGTTCGACTGTATTGCCACCCCCGGCTGCGGGACGTCCTCAAGCCGCTCGACTGGCAAGCCGAACTGGCCGCCGCGGCGGACGCGGTTCTTTAA
- a CDS encoding nucleoside 2-deoxyribosyltransferase codes for MKPRVYCAGPLFNACEKREMTLIADRLEAHGYPVYLPHRDGMEFKNVLPLLVPRGYEPAEAAEFLHKSIFALDVYQLAVACDAMVWNLNGRVPDEGAVSEAAIAWTLGKPLVAYSDDARCLIEGRFNPLLVGLVDFEHTDDLDELPLLLTEAIADAAADDHTPAAIEDMPRRFRQTVKDGEIMWNLLFDRGAAENNVLIADTVEELFAPSRERELV; via the coding sequence ATGAAACCCCGCGTCTACTGTGCCGGCCCGCTGTTCAACGCCTGCGAAAAGCGGGAAATGACGCTGATCGCCGACCGGTTGGAAGCCCACGGCTACCCGGTCTACCTGCCGCACCGGGACGGGATGGAGTTCAAGAACGTCCTGCCGCTCTTGGTCCCCCGCGGCTACGAGCCGGCCGAGGCGGCGGAGTTCCTGCACAAGTCGATCTTCGCCCTGGACGTGTACCAGTTGGCGGTCGCCTGCGACGCGATGGTCTGGAACCTGAACGGCCGCGTCCCGGACGAGGGCGCCGTCAGCGAGGCCGCGATCGCCTGGACGCTGGGCAAGCCGCTGGTGGCCTACTCCGACGACGCCCGCTGCCTGATCGAGGGCCGCTTCAACCCGCTGCTGGTCGGGCTGGTGGATTTTGAACATACGGACGACCTGGACGAATTGCCCCTGCTCCTCACCGAGGCGATCGCCGACGCCGCCGCCGACGACCACACCCCCGCCGCGATCGAGGACATGCCCCGCCGCTTCCGCCAGACGGTGAAGGACGGCGAGATCATGTGGAACCTGCTCTTCGACCGCGGCGCCGCGGAGAACAACGTCCTCATCGCGGATACGGTGGAGGAGTTGTTCGCCCCCAGCCGCGAACGCGAACTGGTCTAA
- the trkA gene encoding Trk system potassium transporter TrkA translates to MNVVILGGGTVGTSICKVLGNRHNVCLVDPDPEVLEIAGEQLDVQTVKGSACDAVTLFQAGVQSADLVLAVTSKDEINLVGASLSKSMGARRSVARVFNPSYLDSSTFDYRRHFGIDRLLSLERLTALELARSVRMRGMFVLENLVRGGVEVQEVLVETDAPACGVPLKDLKFGSGVLAGVFVTDGVARIPNGEDAAHAGDTVTLIGTGDSLEDAARRFRKSAPPKLLVVIGGGGEIGFNLARVLSKGRFSVVLMEGNLERCEELAGKLDGVTVLHGDVTRRSEMEEARVDRAGVFVAATGRDEDNIVCGVEARELGASRIMSVVRRPDYANVLGKLGIDVAVSPRSVMARQVDGMVQTGAVLARFDVAGKQAAVYEVEVREGCELIGVPLKDAGFRGALVAAIDREEFVRVPGADDSLRAGDVAVLLAQADAAASVLERFEA, encoded by the coding sequence TTGAACGTCGTCATCCTCGGGGGCGGGACGGTGGGCACCAGCATCTGCAAGGTGCTCGGCAACCGGCATAACGTCTGCCTGGTCGACCCGGACCCGGAGGTGCTGGAGATCGCCGGCGAACAGCTGGACGTGCAGACGGTGAAGGGCAGCGCCTGCGACGCCGTCACGCTGTTCCAGGCCGGCGTGCAGTCGGCGGACCTCGTGCTGGCCGTCACCAGCAAGGACGAGATCAACCTCGTCGGCGCCAGCCTGTCCAAAAGCATGGGCGCCCGCCGCAGCGTGGCCCGGGTGTTCAACCCCTCCTATCTGGACAGCAGCACGTTCGACTACCGCCGGCACTTCGGCATCGACCGGCTGCTGTCGCTGGAACGCCTCACCGCCCTGGAGCTGGCCCGCAGCGTGCGGATGCGGGGGATGTTCGTGCTCGAGAACCTCGTCCGCGGCGGCGTGGAAGTGCAGGAGGTGCTCGTCGAAACCGACGCCCCCGCCTGCGGCGTGCCGCTGAAGGATTTGAAGTTCGGCTCCGGCGTGCTGGCCGGCGTGTTCGTGACCGACGGCGTCGCCCGGATCCCCAACGGCGAGGACGCCGCGCACGCCGGCGACACCGTCACCCTCATCGGCACCGGCGATTCGTTGGAGGACGCCGCCCGCCGCTTCCGCAAGTCGGCCCCGCCGAAGCTGCTGGTGGTGATCGGCGGGGGCGGGGAGATCGGCTTCAACCTCGCCCGGGTGCTCTCGAAGGGCCGCTTCAGCGTCGTGCTGATGGAGGGCAACCTGGAGCGCTGCGAGGAACTGGCCGGCAAGCTGGACGGCGTGACGGTCCTGCACGGCGACGTCACCCGCCGCAGCGAAATGGAGGAGGCCCGCGTGGACCGGGCCGGCGTGTTCGTCGCCGCCACCGGCCGGGACGAGGACAACATCGTCTGCGGCGTGGAGGCCCGCGAACTGGGCGCCAGCCGGATCATGTCCGTCGTCCGCCGCCCGGACTACGCCAACGTGCTGGGCAAGCTGGGCATCGACGTCGCCGTCAGTCCCCGCAGCGTGATGGCCCGGCAGGTGGACGGGATGGTGCAGACCGGCGCCGTGCTGGCCCGGTTCGACGTCGCCGGCAAGCAGGCCGCCGTCTACGAGGTGGAGGTGCGGGAAGGCTGCGAACTGATCGGCGTGCCGCTGAAGGACGCCGGCTTCCGCGGGGCGCTGGTCGCCGCGATCGACCGCGAGGAGTTCGTGCGGGTGCCCGGCGCCGACGATTCGCTCCGCGCCGGCGACGTCGCCGTCCTCCTCGCCCAGGCCGACGCCGCCGCCAGCGTGCTGGAGCGCTTCGAGGCGTGA
- a CDS encoding S9 family peptidase, which yields MTRPVLALLALALSGVTPGALPLAAQDKPHPLEPDDYFTIRAVGSVAPSPDGKLVAFTLTGWEDDSDDMNTDLWVTPNDDDPATNGTRLTFDPAGDSSPMWAPDGRTIYFLSARKGGDEPPTDGDTQVWKIDVDGKNLSAVTRIKGGVEAAAVTDDGSAIFYTVPREVVEDDLAGLRSKYKDLDYGHGKVKYSTLMRLDLNTWRSEELIAPDRYIRSFGVSPDGKSVAMVTDPDRNLITHEGESRVELLDVGSKKATTITKDGWRKEHPSPYGWIDAPAVSQGGKVAFTVAFDGYPAELYVYEKSGDGWAASRFATDGAVTIYDGSAHFVDGSDAVAYIGEDHGRARVYKVSDITPQASGEAKKAVVTPGDVVVFSFALQDGRPAIVSAGTPTELGDVWRVEGEKLTKLTDVNPQTKDWAFPEVQLYSWEAPDGAPVEGILELPPGYNKEKDGPLPLVVAIHGGPTASEPYLRRFRIYGRALMAAKGYAMLSPNYRGSTGYGEKFMVDLIGRENDIEVEDILAGVEALAKDGLIDPEKVGVMGWSNGGFLTNALLSRTFTAGLEGKEYGFAAASSGAGVVDQVIQWGVEDTPGHVINYMSGKLPWENPEEYVESSPLYTLNKTKTPTLIHVGGSDARVPPEHSKTLFRSLYNYLDVPAELIVYPGEPHGLMKKKHRAAKLAWDHAWFDKYLKGESDDEESDDED from the coding sequence ATGACCCGCCCCGTTCTCGCCCTGCTGGCCCTCGCCCTGTCGGGCGTCACACCGGGCGCCCTCCCGCTGGCGGCTCAGGACAAGCCGCACCCACTGGAGCCGGACGATTACTTCACGATCCGGGCGGTCGGCAGCGTGGCGCCCTCGCCGGACGGCAAACTCGTCGCGTTCACCCTCACCGGCTGGGAGGACGACAGCGACGACATGAACACCGACCTCTGGGTCACGCCCAACGACGACGACCCCGCCACCAACGGCACGCGGCTGACGTTCGACCCGGCCGGCGATTCCTCCCCGATGTGGGCCCCGGACGGCAGGACGATTTATTTCCTCTCCGCCCGCAAAGGCGGCGACGAACCGCCGACCGACGGCGACACGCAAGTCTGGAAGATCGACGTCGACGGCAAGAACCTCTCCGCCGTCACCCGCATTAAAGGCGGCGTGGAGGCCGCGGCGGTGACCGACGACGGCTCCGCCATCTTCTACACCGTCCCTCGCGAAGTCGTGGAGGACGACCTCGCCGGGCTGCGGAGCAAATATAAAGACCTCGACTACGGCCACGGCAAGGTCAAATACAGCACGCTGATGCGGCTCGATCTGAACACCTGGCGCAGCGAGGAGCTGATCGCCCCGGACCGCTACATCCGCAGCTTCGGCGTCAGCCCGGACGGGAAAAGCGTGGCGATGGTCACCGACCCGGACCGCAACCTCATCACCCACGAGGGCGAAAGCCGCGTTGAACTGCTGGACGTCGGCTCCAAAAAGGCGACGACAATCACCAAGGACGGCTGGCGGAAGGAGCACCCCTCCCCGTACGGCTGGATCGACGCCCCCGCCGTCTCGCAGGGCGGCAAGGTCGCCTTCACCGTGGCCTTCGACGGCTACCCGGCCGAGTTGTATGTCTATGAAAAAAGTGGCGACGGCTGGGCCGCCTCGCGGTTCGCCACCGACGGCGCGGTGACGATCTACGACGGCTCCGCCCACTTCGTCGACGGCTCCGACGCCGTCGCCTACATCGGCGAGGACCACGGCCGCGCCCGGGTTTATAAGGTCTCCGACATCACCCCGCAGGCCAGCGGCGAGGCGAAGAAGGCGGTCGTCACCCCCGGCGACGTGGTCGTCTTCAGCTTCGCCCTGCAGGACGGCCGCCCCGCGATCGTCTCCGCCGGCACCCCCACCGAACTGGGCGACGTCTGGCGGGTGGAGGGCGAGAAATTGACGAAGCTCACCGACGTGAACCCCCAGACGAAGGACTGGGCCTTCCCCGAGGTGCAGCTTTACAGCTGGGAGGCCCCGGACGGCGCCCCGGTCGAGGGCATCCTCGAACTGCCCCCCGGCTATAACAAGGAGAAGGACGGCCCGCTGCCGTTGGTCGTGGCGATCCACGGCGGCCCGACCGCCTCGGAGCCCTATCTGCGGCGATTCCGCATCTACGGCCGGGCGCTAATGGCGGCGAAGGGCTACGCGATGCTCTCCCCCAACTACCGCGGCAGCACCGGCTACGGCGAAAAATTCATGGTCGACCTGATCGGCCGCGAGAACGATATTGAGGTGGAGGATATTCTCGCCGGCGTGGAGGCCCTCGCCAAAGACGGCCTGATCGACCCGGAAAAGGTCGGCGTGATGGGTTGGAGCAACGGCGGATTCCTCACCAACGCCCTGCTCTCGCGGACCTTCACCGCCGGCCTGGAGGGAAAAGAATACGGCTTCGCCGCCGCCAGCAGCGGCGCCGGCGTCGTCGATCAGGTGATCCAGTGGGGCGTCGAGGACACCCCCGGCCACGTCATCAATTACATGAGCGGCAAGCTGCCCTGGGAGAACCCGGAGGAGTACGTCGAGAGCAGCCCGCTGTACACGTTGAACAAGACGAAGACCCCCACGCTGATCCACGTCGGCGGCTCCGACGCCCGCGTCCCCCCGGAGCACTCCAAAACGCTGTTCCGGTCGCTCTATAACTACCTCGACGTCCCCGCCGAGCTGATCGTCTACCCCGGCGAACCGCACGGCCTGATGAAGAAAAAGCACCGCGCCGCCAAGCTCGCCTGGGACCACGCCTGGTTCGACAAGTACCTCAAGGGCGAATCCGACGACGAAGAGAGCGACGACGAAGACTGA
- the acpS gene encoding holo-ACP synthase codes for MIVGLGTDIIECDRIAALIERHGESFTHRVFTPAERAYCDKHKNSAQNYAGRWAAKEAAMKALGTGFVPPVGWHDFEILPEPSGAPVMTVTGGAAEVLHTRGGSVEGVMVTISHCKAYATATVILLS; via the coding sequence ATGATCGTCGGCCTCGGGACGGACATTATTGAATGCGACCGGATCGCCGCGTTGATCGAGCGGCACGGGGAGTCCTTTACGCACCGGGTCTTCACCCCGGCGGAGCGGGCGTACTGCGACAAGCATAAGAACAGCGCCCAGAACTACGCCGGGCGCTGGGCGGCCAAGGAGGCCGCGATGAAGGCCCTCGGCACCGGCTTCGTCCCGCCGGTCGGCTGGCACGACTTCGAAATCCTCCCCGAACCCAGCGGCGCCCCCGTAATGACCGTCACCGGCGGCGCCGCCGAGGTGCTGCACACCCGCGGCGGCTCCGTCGAGGGGGTGATGGTCACCATCTCCCACTGCAAGGCCTACGCGACCGCGACGGTGATCCTTCTCAGCTGA
- the trpS gene encoding tryptophan--tRNA ligase — protein sequence MRVLSGIQPTGRFHWGNYFGAIRQYIALQTAAETPGGRAFYFLADLHALTTIRGEPETLRQHTRDAALDLLALGLDPNRATLFRQSDVPEVTELFWALLTVTQMHLLDKGHSYKEKKARGLPADAGLYTYPILQAADILLYDSDTVPVGADQVQHIEITRDLAERFNHIYSADVLVPPRAYVLDDSAKVIGLDGEKMSKSYGNTIEIFESPKKLKKKCNSIVTDSLSVEDRKEPEGDNVFTLYKLFATPEQREELAAKYRAGGMGYGEAKKALIDAATAYFAPAWERRAAWEARPDDVEDVLRTGAAKARDVGGTVLDRVRVACGLAARR from the coding sequence ATGCGCGTCCTCTCCGGCATTCAGCCCACCGGCCGGTTCCACTGGGGGAACTACTTCGGGGCGATCCGCCAATACATCGCCCTGCAAACCGCGGCGGAGACGCCGGGCGGTCGGGCGTTTTATTTCCTCGCGGACCTGCACGCCCTGACGACGATCCGCGGGGAGCCGGAGACGCTCCGGCAGCACACCCGCGACGCCGCCCTGGACCTGCTGGCGCTGGGCCTCGACCCGAACCGGGCCACGCTGTTCCGGCAGTCCGACGTGCCGGAGGTGACGGAGCTGTTCTGGGCCCTGCTGACCGTCACCCAGATGCACCTCCTGGACAAGGGCCACAGTTATAAAGAGAAGAAGGCCCGCGGCCTGCCGGCCGACGCGGGGCTGTATACGTACCCCATTCTGCAGGCGGCCGACATCCTGCTGTACGACAGCGACACGGTCCCCGTCGGCGCCGATCAGGTGCAGCACATCGAAATCACCCGCGACCTCGCGGAGCGGTTCAATCATATCTATTCCGCGGACGTGCTCGTCCCGCCGAGGGCCTACGTACTGGACGATTCGGCGAAGGTGATCGGCCTGGACGGGGAGAAGATGAGCAAGTCCTACGGCAATACGATCGAGATTTTCGAGTCGCCCAAGAAGCTCAAGAAAAAGTGCAATTCGATCGTCACTGACAGCCTGTCGGTGGAGGACAGAAAGGAGCCGGAGGGGGACAACGTCTTCACGCTTTACAAGCTGTTCGCCACGCCGGAGCAGCGGGAGGAACTCGCCGCGAAGTACCGGGCCGGCGGGATGGGCTACGGCGAGGCGAAGAAGGCCCTGATCGACGCCGCCACGGCCTACTTCGCCCCGGCCTGGGAGCGCCGGGCCGCCTGGGAAGCCCGCCCGGACGACGTGGAGGACGTGCTCCGCACCGGCGCCGCGAAGGCCCGCGACGTCGGCGGCACCGTGCTGGACAGGGTGCGAGTCGCCTGCGGGCTGGCGGCGCGGCGATGA
- a CDS encoding dihydroorotate dehydrogenase yields the protein MPAPDLSVALGRLRLANPILVASGTFGYAREFAPLVDLSTLGGVVPKTVTPLPRIGNPPPRTVETPAGMLNSIGLDNDGVEHFCAHHLPYLSGLGTAVIANVAGKSPDEFAVMAAQVEQAGGADAIELNVSCPNVSGGVDYGRTPQGAAAVVSAVRAACGLPILAKLTPNVTDVPSVARAAADAGADAVTLVNTFTGLAVNWRTRRPVLGNGIGGLSGPAIKPLALRVVYQVAQAVDVPIVGCGGIRTVDDVLEFLVCGASAVQVGTANFADPTVSGRLVTELAAALEQEGLGSVNELVGTLGPPKTQQAAGTPAAPTKA from the coding sequence GTGCCCGCCCCCGATCTCTCCGTCGCTCTCGGCCGATTGCGGCTGGCGAACCCGATTCTGGTCGCCAGCGGAACCTTCGGCTACGCCCGGGAGTTCGCCCCGCTGGTGGATCTGTCCACGCTGGGCGGCGTCGTCCCCAAGACAGTCACCCCGCTCCCGCGGATCGGCAACCCGCCGCCGCGCACCGTCGAGACCCCGGCCGGGATGCTCAACAGCATCGGCCTGGACAACGACGGCGTGGAGCACTTCTGCGCCCATCACCTGCCCTACCTGTCCGGGTTGGGGACCGCGGTGATCGCCAACGTCGCCGGCAAGAGCCCCGACGAGTTCGCCGTGATGGCCGCCCAGGTGGAGCAGGCCGGCGGTGCCGACGCGATCGAGCTGAACGTCTCCTGCCCGAACGTCAGCGGCGGGGTGGACTACGGCCGCACCCCGCAGGGCGCCGCCGCGGTGGTCTCCGCCGTGCGGGCCGCCTGCGGGCTGCCGATCCTGGCGAAGCTGACCCCCAACGTGACCGACGTCCCCAGCGTGGCCCGAGCCGCCGCCGACGCCGGGGCGGACGCCGTCACGCTGGTGAACACCTTCACCGGGCTGGCGGTGAACTGGCGCACCCGCCGCCCCGTGCTGGGCAACGGCATCGGCGGCCTGTCCGGCCCGGCGATCAAACCGCTGGCCCTGCGGGTCGTCTATCAGGTCGCGCAGGCCGTGGACGTGCCGATCGTCGGCTGCGGGGGGATTCGCACGGTGGACGACGTACTGGAGTTCCTCGTCTGCGGCGCCAGCGCCGTGCAGGTCGGGACCGCGAACTTCGCCGACCCCACCGTGTCCGGCCGCCTGGTCACCGAACTGGCCGCGGCGCTGGAGCAGGAGGGCCTCGGTTCCGTGAATGAACTGGTCGGCACGCTCGGCCCGCCGAAAACGCAGCAGGCCGCCGGCACGCCGGCGGCCCCGACGAAGGCTTAG
- a CDS encoding HU family DNA-binding protein, which produces MTKKEIVKAIADELGLTQMAVKEVVQMTFDHIVDTLVDDRRIELRNFGVFEVKRRAARQARNPKTGEPVEVKARYVVAFKPGKEMEERVKLMERREREKAEEARLRERHAQQFAPPPPAGQAPAAGRGYAQPQSPPHAPAPPQSADRLPVRPDPPPAATSAGD; this is translated from the coding sequence GTGACTAAAAAAGAGATCGTCAAGGCGATCGCCGACGAGCTGGGGCTGACCCAGATGGCGGTCAAGGAGGTCGTGCAGATGACCTTCGACCACATCGTGGACACGTTGGTGGACGACCGCCGCATCGAGCTGCGGAACTTCGGCGTGTTCGAGGTGAAGCGCCGGGCCGCCCGGCAGGCCCGCAACCCGAAGACGGGGGAGCCGGTCGAGGTGAAGGCCCGCTACGTCGTCGCCTTCAAACCGGGCAAGGAGATGGAGGAGCGCGTCAAACTGATGGAGCGCCGCGAGCGCGAGAAGGCCGAGGAGGCCCGACTCCGCGAACGGCACGCCCAGCAGTTCGCCCCCCCGCCGCCCGCCGGTCAGGCCCCGGCCGCCGGCCGCGGCTACGCCCAGCCCCAGAGCCCCCCGCACGCCCCGGCCCCGCCGCAGAGCGCCGACCGCCTCCCCGTGCGGCCCGACCCCCCGCCCGCCGCAACCTCCGCCGGCGACTGA
- a CDS encoding YkgJ family cysteine cluster protein, with product MDDEEQAAIAEAAGISLMELRLKRTRLIGGRVSLRERANGDCTFLDPNTRKCTVYAARPVQCRTWPFWDSNLNTPADWERTKAECPGAGVGQLVSLQDIRRQANQRSL from the coding sequence GTGGACGACGAGGAGCAGGCCGCGATCGCCGAGGCCGCCGGGATCAGCCTCATGGAACTGCGATTGAAGCGCACCCGGCTGATCGGCGGCCGGGTCTCCCTGCGGGAGCGGGCGAACGGCGACTGCACCTTCCTCGACCCGAACACCCGCAAATGCACCGTCTACGCCGCCCGCCCGGTGCAGTGCCGGACCTGGCCGTTCTGGGATTCCAACCTGAACACCCCCGCGGATTGGGAGCGGACCAAAGCCGAGTGCCCCGGCGCCGGCGTCGGCCAATTAGTGAGCCTGCAAGACATCCGCCGGCAGGCCAACCAGCGATCGCTCTGA
- a CDS encoding WD40 repeat domain-containing protein — MPASPRLPLLAAALLSATTLALPAAAQIPGLPDGLKLPEGLQRPAAPADGPPAPAAVWTATVEDRVTALAFSPDGETLAVGTFEAVELLGAEDGKPVRTLKTRSGFAEALLWQVERPRFLPSDKSDIERIKDGVLTVGDYRRVTRWEPATGKGLTKIAGPRGYVTGLGVGLGENHAVPLYAAAEDGTVRKWVYDGGARSVGDPTKIVQPLGEESRVPARGLAVYGNRIAVVFGDPNRDTKGGPAFLLDSVTLDTLFPLPEHTRAAECVTFSAGGGYVLTGGADEVARLSRLAGTGEPQPVGRYAGHARPVNAALGFPAPDGEEPDARPLFATGSGGRAKDGNELRVWRFEPEAPKAEGEQADGGGDETAEGPAGKVRDLAAIGDFAGPVRSLALSPDGTLLAVGDDAGAVRLLRVADLTAEPPAAGADDEPADEDSNEDAPDAETEP; from the coding sequence ATGCCCGCTTCGCCCCGCCTGCCGCTTCTCGCCGCCGCGCTGCTGTCGGCGACGACGCTCGCCCTCCCCGCCGCGGCCCAGATCCCCGGCCTGCCGGACGGTTTGAAGCTGCCCGAGGGCCTGCAACGCCCCGCCGCCCCGGCCGACGGCCCGCCGGCCCCGGCGGCGGTCTGGACGGCGACGGTGGAGGACCGCGTCACCGCGTTGGCCTTCAGCCCCGACGGCGAGACGCTGGCCGTCGGCACCTTCGAGGCGGTCGAACTGCTGGGGGCGGAGGACGGGAAGCCGGTCCGCACCCTCAAAACCCGCTCCGGCTTCGCCGAGGCGCTGCTGTGGCAGGTTGAAAGGCCCCGCTTCCTTCCGTCCGACAAATCCGATATCGAACGGATCAAGGACGGTGTGCTGACGGTGGGCGACTACCGCCGCGTCACCCGCTGGGAGCCAGCGACGGGGAAGGGACTGACGAAGATCGCCGGGCCTCGGGGCTACGTAACGGGGCTGGGGGTTGGGCTCGGAGAGAATCACGCCGTTCCCCTGTACGCCGCCGCGGAGGACGGGACCGTCCGGAAGTGGGTCTATGACGGCGGTGCCCGGAGCGTCGGTGACCCGACCAAGATCGTGCAGCCGCTGGGCGAAGAGTCCCGCGTGCCGGCCCGGGGGCTCGCGGTGTACGGGAACCGGATCGCCGTCGTGTTCGGCGACCCGAACCGGGACACGAAGGGCGGCCCCGCCTTCCTGCTGGACTCGGTGACGCTCGACACCCTCTTCCCCCTGCCGGAGCACACCCGGGCCGCGGAGTGCGTGACCTTCAGCGCCGGCGGCGGCTATGTGCTCACCGGCGGGGCCGACGAGGTGGCCCGGCTGTCCAGGCTCGCCGGGACCGGCGAACCGCAGCCCGTCGGCCGCTACGCCGGCCACGCCCGGCCGGTCAACGCGGCGCTCGGGTTTCCGGCGCCCGACGGGGAGGAACCGGACGCCCGTCCGTTGTTCGCCACCGGCAGCGGCGGGCGGGCTAAGGACGGCAACGAACTCCGCGTCTGGCGGTTCGAGCCGGAGGCTCCCAAGGCGGAAGGCGAGCAGGCGGACGGCGGAGGGGACGAGACGGCAGAGGGCCCCGCCGGCAAGGTGCGGGACCTCGCAGCGATCGGGGACTTTGCGGGGCCGGTGCGGAGCCTCGCCCTCTCCCCGGACGGGACACTGCTGGCCGTCGGCGACGACGCCGGCGCCGTGCGGCTCCTCCGCGTCGCCGACCTCACCGCCGAACCGCCCGCCGCCGGTGCCGACGACGAGCCGGCCGACGAAGACTCCAACGAAGACGCCCCCGACGCGGAGACGGAGCCATGA